A part of Curtobacterium sp. MCLR17_036 genomic DNA contains:
- the sufB gene encoding Fe-S cluster assembly protein SufB, with protein sequence MSDVLIDRPELEGLGQYEFGWSDSDSAGASARRGVSDEVVTDISNLKGEPEWMLKNRLKGLSLFGRKPMPTWGADLTGIDFDNIKYFVRSTEKQAQSWEDLPADIRETYEKLGIPEAERQRLVAGVAAQYESEVVYHQIREDLEQQGVIFMDTDTALREHPELFEEYFGTVIPAGDNKFAALNTAVWSGGSFVYVPKGVHVEIPLQAYFRINTENMGQFERTLIIADEDSYVHYIEGCTAPIYKSDSLHSAVVEIIVKKNARVRYTTIQNWSNNVYNLVTKRAIAHEGATMEWIDGNIGSKVTMKYPSIYLAGEHAKGETLSVAFAGPGQHQDAGAKMVHMAPYTTSSIVSKSIARGGGRAGYRGEVRVDASAHHSANTVRCDALLVDTISRSDTYPAIDIRVDDVQLGHEATVSRVSEEQLFYLMSRGMPEDEAMAMIVRGFIEPIARELPMEYALELNKLIEMSMEGSVG encoded by the coding sequence ATGTCCGACGTGCTCATCGACCGTCCCGAGCTCGAAGGGCTCGGCCAATACGAGTTCGGCTGGTCCGACTCCGACTCGGCCGGCGCCTCCGCCCGTCGCGGTGTCTCGGACGAGGTCGTCACCGACATCTCGAACCTCAAGGGCGAGCCCGAGTGGATGCTGAAGAACCGCCTCAAGGGGCTGTCGCTCTTCGGCCGCAAGCCGATGCCGACGTGGGGTGCCGACCTGACCGGCATCGACTTCGACAACATCAAGTACTTCGTGCGCTCCACGGAGAAGCAGGCGCAGTCGTGGGAGGACCTGCCCGCCGACATCCGTGAGACCTACGAGAAGCTCGGCATCCCCGAGGCGGAGCGCCAGCGCCTCGTCGCCGGTGTCGCCGCGCAGTACGAGTCCGAGGTCGTCTACCACCAGATCCGCGAGGACCTGGAGCAGCAGGGCGTCATCTTCATGGACACCGACACGGCGCTCCGCGAGCACCCCGAGCTGTTCGAGGAGTACTTCGGCACCGTGATCCCGGCCGGCGACAACAAGTTCGCCGCGCTGAACACGGCCGTCTGGTCCGGTGGCTCGTTCGTCTACGTCCCGAAGGGCGTGCACGTCGAGATCCCGCTGCAGGCCTACTTCCGGATCAACACCGAGAACATGGGCCAGTTCGAGCGGACGCTGATCATCGCGGACGAGGACTCGTACGTCCACTACATCGAGGGCTGCACCGCCCCGATCTACAAGTCGGACTCGCTGCACTCGGCCGTCGTCGAGATCATCGTGAAGAAGAACGCCCGCGTGCGGTACACGACGATCCAGAACTGGTCGAACAACGTCTACAACCTCGTCACCAAGCGTGCGATCGCGCACGAGGGCGCGACGATGGAGTGGATCGACGGCAACATCGGGTCCAAGGTCACGATGAAGTACCCGTCGATCTACCTCGCCGGCGAGCACGCCAAGGGCGAGACCCTGTCGGTCGCCTTCGCTGGCCCGGGCCAGCACCAGGACGCCGGCGCGAAGATGGTCCACATGGCGCCGTACACGACGTCGTCGATCGTCTCGAAGTCGATCGCCCGCGGTGGCGGTCGTGCCGGGTACCGCGGCGAGGTCCGCGTCGACGCCAGCGCACACCACTCGGCGAACACCGTGCGCTGTGACGCGCTGCTGGTGGACACGATCAGCCGGAGCGACACCTACCCGGCGATCGACATCCGGGTCGACGACGTGCAGCTCGGCCACGAGGCCACGGTCTCGCGGGTCAGCGAGGAGCAGCTCTTCTACCTGATGTCGCGCGGCATGCCCGAGGACGAGGCGATGGCGATGATCGTGCGCGGCTTCATCGAGCCGATCGCCCGTGAGCTCCCGATGGAGTACGCACTCGAACTCAACAAGCTCATCGAGATGAGCATGGAAGGATCCGTCGGCTAG
- a CDS encoding heme o synthase — translation MTRPDTDRPRSVLSRKVRAYVSLTKPRVMELLLVTTAPTMFLAERGVPDLWLVFWTMLGGAMSAGSASAFNCYIDRDIDRLMKRTSTRPLVTGELSDREALVFSWVLAVLSTAVLGFLVNWLAAALSVVAILIYVFVYTLWLKRRTPQNIVWGGSAGCMPVLIGWAGVTGSLTWAPVILFMVIFLWTPPHYWPLSMKYRDDYDAADVPMLAVVRGRTVVGLQVVLYAWATLVCSLLLIPVAHMGPLYTVVALAGGIWFVVESHRLYSRAIQHVEHVQPMRVFHSSITYLTLLFIAVGIDPLLPQVFTF, via the coding sequence GTGACCCGGCCAGACACCGACCGACCCCGTTCGGTCCTGTCGCGCAAGGTCCGTGCGTACGTCTCGTTGACGAAGCCGCGCGTGATGGAGCTGCTGCTCGTCACCACGGCGCCGACGATGTTCCTGGCCGAGCGCGGTGTGCCGGACCTGTGGCTCGTCTTCTGGACGATGCTCGGCGGCGCGATGTCCGCCGGCTCCGCGTCGGCGTTCAACTGCTACATCGACCGCGACATCGACCGCCTCATGAAGCGGACGAGCACGCGGCCGCTCGTCACCGGGGAGCTCTCGGACCGCGAGGCCCTCGTGTTCTCGTGGGTGCTCGCCGTGCTCTCCACGGCGGTGCTCGGGTTCCTGGTGAACTGGCTCGCCGCGGCGCTGAGCGTCGTCGCGATCCTCATCTACGTGTTCGTGTACACGCTGTGGCTCAAGCGCCGCACCCCGCAGAACATCGTCTGGGGCGGCTCCGCCGGCTGCATGCCCGTCCTCATCGGCTGGGCCGGCGTCACCGGGTCGCTCACCTGGGCCCCGGTCATCCTGTTCATGGTCATCTTCCTGTGGACGCCGCCGCACTACTGGCCGCTCTCGATGAAGTACCGCGACGACTACGACGCCGCCGACGTCCCGATGCTCGCGGTGGTCCGCGGCCGCACCGTCGTCGGCCTGCAGGTGGTCCTGTACGCCTGGGCGACGCTCGTCTGCTCGCTCCTGCTCATCCCGGTCGCGCACATGGGGCCGCTCTACACGGTGGTGGCACTGGCCGGCGGCATCTGGTTCGTCGTCGAGTCCCACCGGCTGTACTCGCGGGCGATCCAGCACGTCGAGCACGTGCAGCCGATGCGCGTCTTCCACAGCTCGATCACCTACCTGACGCTGCTCTTCATCGCCGTGGGCATCGACCCGCTGCTGCCGCAGGTCTTCACCTTCTAG
- a CDS encoding COX15/CtaA family protein → MTSVGTPVEQDVRSERWWTLPRAVDGRVVALAWASFVVEVLLIGTGGLVRLTASGLGCPTWPKCTAESLVSTPEMGIHGVIEFGNRLLTFVLVVVAVAMFLAVVRMLRTRSELFWLAFAQGVAIPVQAVIGGLSVLTSLNPFVVGLHFVVSAALTAVTAALVYRTVHGPRTADRLVPAWYTGVVRATVAAVVVTVLVGILTTGSGPHAGADEKVDGGRLHRTGFDPAVMEHVHAWPAYALFALTLVLVVGAVRLRLSSKWALLLLVVEFLQIAVGLTQARTGLPAGLVGTHMVLAGLLVGATTAVVLSTRGSAGRLALREPLDA, encoded by the coding sequence GTGACAAGCGTCGGAACCCCCGTCGAGCAGGACGTCCGCTCCGAGCGGTGGTGGACGCTCCCCCGCGCGGTCGACGGTCGCGTGGTCGCGCTCGCCTGGGCGTCGTTCGTCGTCGAGGTCCTGCTGATCGGCACCGGCGGCCTCGTGCGGCTCACCGCTTCGGGCCTCGGCTGCCCGACCTGGCCGAAGTGCACCGCCGAGTCGCTCGTGTCGACGCCCGAGATGGGCATCCACGGCGTCATCGAGTTCGGCAACCGCCTGCTCACGTTCGTGCTCGTGGTCGTCGCCGTGGCGATGTTCCTGGCGGTCGTCCGGATGCTCCGCACCCGGTCCGAGCTGTTCTGGCTCGCGTTCGCCCAGGGCGTCGCGATCCCGGTGCAGGCCGTCATCGGCGGGCTGAGCGTCCTCACCAGCCTGAACCCGTTCGTGGTCGGTCTGCACTTCGTGGTCTCGGCCGCCCTCACCGCCGTCACCGCCGCCCTCGTCTACCGCACCGTGCACGGTCCCCGCACCGCCGACCGGCTCGTGCCGGCCTGGTACACCGGCGTCGTCCGCGCCACCGTCGCCGCCGTCGTCGTCACCGTGCTCGTCGGCATCCTCACCACCGGCAGCGGCCCGCACGCCGGCGCCGACGAGAAGGTCGACGGCGGACGCCTGCACCGCACCGGCTTCGACCCCGCGGTCATGGAGCACGTGCACGCCTGGCCGGCCTACGCCCTCTTCGCCCTCACCCTCGTGCTCGTCGTCGGCGCGGTGCGCCTGCGGCTGTCGAGCAAGTGGGCGCTCCTGCTGCTCGTCGTCGAGTTCCTGCAGATCGCGGTCGGCCTGACGCAGGCCCGGACGGGTCTGCCGGCCGGCCTCGTCGGCACGCACATGGTGCTCGCGGGGCTGCTCGTCGGCGCGACCACCGCCGTCGTGCTCTCGACCCGGGGCAGCGCCGGCCGCCTCGCCCTGCGGGAACCGCTCGACGCCTGA
- the sufD gene encoding Fe-S cluster assembly protein SufD, with product MSSTTPPHIDQPIEPAAPAQGGTQHGAGAHSDGGWDAPDKTVPVQTRSERFRSGDLDAFPAVTGREVNWKFAPLAKLQPLLDGGLDGSAYPYLARQSDGADVDWGRSDDPRVGSAGLPEDRAAAAAWSARDAVLAVTITATDANEFITLTRSDFGSQPRAAHTVITAEPHAQGIVVLDNRGSALLTENVEIVVQDGARLTVVSVQDWDDDAVHVATHFAEVGRDAFLKHVVVSLGGDVVRVNPSTHLGAQGADTEMYGVYFADAGQYIEQQVYVNHDAPNTRGRVNYKGALQGQGAHTVWIGDVLIGRAGDGTDSYEQNRNLVLTDGTRADSIPNLEIETGNIEGAGHASATGRFDDEQLFYLQARGIPEEEARRLVVLGFLVEIIQKIGAPELEERLIAAVEQELAEGRSVIAAPAEPTEAASENTEATV from the coding sequence ATGTCCAGCACCACCCCTCCCCACATCGACCAGCCGATCGAGCCCGCGGCCCCCGCCCAGGGCGGAACCCAGCACGGCGCCGGAGCCCACTCCGACGGCGGCTGGGACGCCCCCGACAAGACCGTCCCGGTCCAGACCCGCTCCGAGCGGTTCCGGTCCGGTGACCTCGACGCGTTCCCGGCGGTCACCGGGCGCGAGGTGAACTGGAAGTTTGCGCCGCTCGCGAAGCTCCAGCCGCTGCTCGACGGCGGACTCGACGGGTCCGCCTACCCGTACCTCGCGCGCCAGTCCGACGGTGCCGACGTGGACTGGGGTCGCAGCGACGACCCCCGCGTCGGTTCCGCCGGGCTCCCCGAGGACCGCGCCGCCGCGGCGGCCTGGTCCGCGCGGGACGCGGTGCTCGCGGTCACGATCACGGCCACCGACGCGAACGAGTTCATCACGCTGACCCGTTCGGACTTCGGCTCCCAGCCCCGCGCGGCGCACACGGTGATCACCGCCGAGCCGCACGCGCAGGGCATCGTCGTCCTCGACAACCGGGGTTCCGCGCTCCTCACCGAGAACGTCGAGATCGTCGTGCAGGACGGCGCGCGGCTGACGGTCGTCAGCGTGCAGGACTGGGACGACGACGCGGTGCACGTCGCGACCCACTTCGCCGAGGTCGGCCGCGACGCCTTCCTCAAGCACGTCGTGGTCTCGCTCGGCGGCGACGTGGTCCGGGTGAACCCCTCGACGCACCTCGGCGCCCAGGGCGCCGACACCGAGATGTACGGCGTGTACTTCGCCGACGCGGGTCAGTACATCGAGCAGCAGGTCTACGTGAACCACGACGCGCCGAACACGCGCGGTCGGGTCAACTACAAGGGCGCGCTGCAGGGCCAGGGGGCGCACACCGTCTGGATCGGTGACGTCCTCATCGGGCGCGCCGGCGACGGCACCGACTCGTACGAGCAGAACCGCAACCTCGTCCTGACGGACGGCACCCGTGCCGACAGCATCCCGAACCTCGAGATCGAGACGGGCAACATCGAGGGCGCCGGCCACGCGAGTGCGACCGGGCGCTTCGACGACGAGCAGCTGTTCTACCTGCAGGCCCGCGGGATCCCGGAGGAAGAGGCCCGGCGCCTCGTCGTGCTCGGCTTCCTGGTCGAGATCATCCAGAAGATCGGTGCGCCCGAACTCGAGGAACGTCTCATCGCCGCCGTCGAGCAGGAGCTGGCGGAGGGCCGTTCGGTCATCGCCGCACCTGCGGAACCCACCGAGGCGGCGTCCGAGAACACCGAGGCGACCGTCTGA
- a CDS encoding non-heme iron oxygenase ferredoxin subunit: protein MMAEKVCAEADIAVDSPMRVVVGGTAVAIVKDSAGAVHAIGDTCTHGDISLAEGFVEGDSLECWAHGSRFSLTTGKPQNFPAYEPVPVFRVEVRDGDVYVDVQDVVPVD, encoded by the coding sequence CTGATGGCCGAGAAGGTCTGCGCCGAAGCCGACATCGCGGTGGACAGCCCGATGCGGGTCGTCGTCGGCGGCACCGCCGTCGCCATCGTGAAGGACTCTGCCGGCGCCGTCCACGCGATCGGCGACACCTGCACGCACGGCGACATCTCGCTGGCCGAGGGTTTCGTCGAGGGCGACTCGCTGGAGTGCTGGGCCCACGGGTCCCGCTTCTCGCTGACCACCGGCAAGCCGCAGAACTTCCCGGCCTACGAGCCGGTCCCGGTCTTCCGGGTCGAGGTCCGCGACGGCGACGTGTACGTCGACGTCCAGGACGTCGTCCCGGTCGACTGA